In a single window of the Porites lutea chromosome 14, jaPorLute2.1, whole genome shotgun sequence genome:
- the LOC140925135 gene encoding uncharacterized protein: protein MADSVDSADSDLKKVCNYLRQRGVEERVVDKFEEEKMDISAVLNASDDVLKDMGLSTAGDRLSLRGFCSTAQEKQHKEEKESKRRRLLEAFLSSKKDRSTKLTTASGNQQQKKKLEKEKKKSKRVQVGWKHFREEVEDYVLVPLSKGGGSRYATMLLSSNRTDIMKVCKSIFFPNGVSYYGKTEDMLFAIGNFHNDQMGVTLEVNGKELPFNIGNYIEAFKLKDVRLYLLSKKMTTLSDESDDGLPPMIMSHDTNSSERACTAGTSIEDRQDDRKGLIGTTEQRESLKREQDTEYELSLKADKQKRISLEIAKAEAEHKKRVQEARAARVLAEPSTEFLTVRVRHPTMGVCSRRFPANSRVAVVYDWAGSLTPDIVDFTLCDPVGTPLPPSSELEDRCTLVMATTTHTPSLCESDDDIQFMGFGDASNGINTTLPDCECNMEGREINTDVPMTPMQLDNYYASILVEQPGTTCHRESYSSDSEGDVSASETHSDNVPAVTCSQVKPAPEILNEQAAQINADCLTKFNIARNFIWEGAKRAVSRKVFSPANKVSVKFTDDTGISEGAIDWGGPMREFFTLILQCIHDSQLMCGPESCRFLSYNVKCLEDNDYFVAGLMIAMSLVHGGLAPHFLSPVMFQALLSDQPLTVPLQDVYDHELKSSLKSLIDCDTVEKAKSCTVDGNLSTVLELAGTLAMPIQTLDDVKKMVAATSQWFVLGRCKPALESFREGLSALGVLEAVKRYPDSFRPLFCDVPEKLTAERMEQLFRPTSSPVGSSKALTESLVLSRWGDYLQDIEDAEDSDITLSDILFFTTGCKVLPQRALPVTVEFLHEGLSRFPTANTCSNILRLPVVHSDYESFKADVTFGFLNARGFGTA, encoded by the exons ATGGCTGACTCGGTTGACTCGGCTGACTCCGACCTGAAGAAG GTTTGTAACTATCTACGACAACGAGGAGTGGAAGAAAGGGTAGTAGACAAATTTGAGGAAGAAAAG ATGGATATTTCAGCAGTCCTAAATGCGAGTGATGATGTCCTTAAAGATATGGGGCTGTCGACAGCAGGGGACAGATTAAGCCTTCGTGGCTTTTGTAGCACCGCTCAAGAGAAGCAACACAAGGAAGAAAAGGAATCCAAAAGACGAAGACTCCTTGAGGCATTCTTGTCTTCAAAGAAAGATAGGTCGACTAAGCTTACAACTGCTTCAGGCAACcaacagcaaaagaaaaagcttgaaaaggaaaaaaaaaagtctaaaCGAGTACAAGTTGGATGGAAACACTTCCGAGAGGAGGTTGAAGACTATGTTCTTGTACCTCTGTCTAAGGGAGGTGGCAGTAGGTATGCAACCATGCTGTTATCAAGTAACAGAACAGACATTATGAAAGTTTGTAAATCCATCTTTTTCCCTAATGGAGTGTCATATTATGGGAAAACAGAAGACATGCTATTTGCTATTGGAAATTTTCATAATGACCAAATGGGTGTTACCCTGGAAGTGAATGGGAAAGAGCTACCTTTCAATATTGGAAATTACATAGAGGCTTTTAAATTGAAAGATGTCAGGCTATACTTGTTGTCCAAAAAGATGACAACTCTCAGTGATGAAAGTGATGATGGCTTACCACCCATGATAATGAGTCATGACACCAATTCTTCTGAAAGGGCTTGTACAGCTGGTACTTCAATTGAGGACAGACAAGATGACAGAAAAGGCCTGATTGGTACAACAGAACAAAGGGAATCACTTAAAAGAGAGCAGGACACCGAGTATGAACTTTCACTAAAAGCAGACAAGCAAAAAAGAATCTCCCTTGAAATTGCAAAGGCTGAGGCTGAAcacaagaaaagagttcaagAGGCACGAGCTGCAAGAGTTTTAGCAGAACCCAGCACAGAATTTCTCACTGTAAGGGTCCGACACCCTACAATGGGAGTATGCTCTCGGCGGTTTCCAGCAAATAGTCGAGTGGCAGTAGTATATGATTGGGCTGGTTCTTTGACTCCAGACATAGTGGATTTCACACTCTGTGACCCTGTGGGAACACCGCTGCCACCAAGTAGTGAACTAGAGGATAGATGTACCTTGGTTATGGCTACTACTACACATACACCATCATTGTGTGAGTCTGATGATGACATTCAATTCATGGGATTTGGAGATGCAAGTAATGGTATTAACACAACACTGCCAGACTGTGAGTGCAACATGGAAGGAAGGGAAATAAATACTGACGT GCCCATGACTCCAATGCAGTTGGACAATTACTACGCCTCCATTCTGGTAGAGCAACCTGGAACTACATGTCACAGGGAAAGTTATTCGTCTGACAGTGAAGGTGACGTTTCTGCAAGTGAAACCCACAGTGATAATGTCCCAGCTGTTACTTGTTCTCAAGTGAAACCAGCACCTGAAATACTGAATGAACAAGCAGCCCAGATAAATGCTGATTGCCTCACCAAATTCAACATTGCTCGCAATTTCATATGGGAAGGAGCCAAGAGAGCAGTTTCCCGCAAAGTATTTTCGCCAGCTAACAAGGTATCTGTTAAGTTCACTGATGACACTGGGATCAGTGAAGGTGCCATCGACTGGGGTGGCCCCATGAGAGAGTTCTTTACGCTGATACTACAATGCATCCATGATTCTCAACTTATGTGTGGTCCGGAGAGCTGCAGATTCCTGTCATACAATGTAAAGTGTTTAGAAGATAATGACTACTTTGTTGCAGGACTGATGATTGCAATGTCACTCGTGCATGGGGGACTTGCACCGCACTTCCTATCCCCTGTCATGTTTCAAGCTCTTCTCAGTGACCAACCTTTGACAGTGCCATTGCAAGATGTCTATGATCATGAGCTGAAATCTTCTCTGAAATCTCTGATAGACTGTGACACTGTAGAGAAAGCAAAGAGCTGCACAGTTGATGGCAACTTGTCAACTGTTCTTGAGCTGGCTGGAACATTGGCAATGCCAATACAAACCCTGGATGATGTCAAGAAAATGGTTGCAGCAACTTCGCAGTGGTTTGTTCTCGGGCGATGTAAACCAGCCCTTGAGAGCTTCCGAGAAGGCCTCTCAGCCCTTGGCGTACTAGAAGCAGTCAAGAGATATCCTGATAGTTTCAGGCCATTGTTTTGTGATGTACCCGAGAAGCTGACAGCAGAAAGAATGGAACAATTGTTCAGGCCTACGTCAAGCCCTGTTGGTTCTTCAAAGGCATTAACCGAGAGTCTTGTTTTGTCCAGATGGGGTGATTATCTTCAGGACATAGAAGATGCGGAAGATTCTGACATCACCTTGAGTGACATTTTGTTCTTTACCACTGGCTGCAAAGTATTACCACAACGTGCGTTACCTGTCACCGTTGAGTTTTTGCATGAAGGGTTGTCAAGATTTCCCACAGCAAATACATGTTCAAACATCCTCCGTCTTCCAGTTGTGCATAGTGATTATGAAAGCTTCAAAGCTGATGTTACCTTTGGATTTCTCAATGCACGGGGTTTCGGTACTGCGTGA
- the LOC140924897 gene encoding uncharacterized protein encodes MADNDLRNHMIEEYFHLGFNYKEIIDCLFLNNGIPLSLRQLKRILSQKNLGRRRFSNFVEIADAMEEELKGSGSIVGYRSMWQRLVVDHKLSVSKEFVRNALRIMDPEGVQRRSRHRLQRRQYHAKGPNFIWHLDGYDKLKPYGFCIHGCIDGYSRQIMWLEVGRTNNHPGVVASYFINCVQNVGGTASVIRGDMGTENVRIAAIQRYLRHEGGDSWSGEKSFLYGRSVANQRIEAWWGQLRRGASDWWITHFKDLRDRGLYCDANAVHEECLLFCYITIIREELQRVARLWNLHRIRPSTRNNSSPHGRPCLLYHHPEMTGATDCKHDVDIDDLDVARDMCCDDLPLESTPEFNALAQVIMTEEGLRMPENANEAKNLYLILVNEIEKLL; translated from the coding sequence ATGGCGGATAACGACCTTCGAAATCATATGATTGAGGAATATTTCCATTTGGGCTTCAATTATAAGGAAATCATTGATTGTCTCTTTTTAAATAATGGAATACCTTTAAGTCTACGACAGCTTAAAAGAATCTTATCGCAAAAAAATCTTGGACGACGACGCTTTAGCAACTTTGTTGAGATAGCAGACGCCATGGAAGAGGAGTTAAAAGGAAGTGGAAGCATTGTCGGTTACAGATCTATGTGGCAGAGATTAGTGGTTGACCATAAATTGTCTGTTAGCAAAGAATTTGTTAGGAATGCGTTAAGAATAATGGATCCTGAAGGGGTACAAAGGCGCTCAAGGCATAGACTCCAAAGGCGACAATATCACGCAAAGGGCCCAAATTTTATTTGGCACCTGGACGGATACGATAAATTGAAACCTTATGGGTTTTGTATACACGGTTGTATTGACGGCTATTCGAGACAAATCATGTGGCTTGAAGTTGGGCGTACGAATAATCATCCCGGCGTTGTTGCAAGCTATTTTATTAACTGTGTACAAAATGTTGGAGGTACCGCCAGTGTAATTCGTGGAGACATGGGGACAGAAAACGTGAGAATCGCTGCTATTCAACGCTATCTACGACATGAAGGAGGAGATAGTTGGTCAGGagagaaaagttttctttatgGAAGATCAGTTGCTAATCAGAGAATAGAAGCATGGTGGGGACAACTGCGAAGAggagcttctgattggtggattaCTCATTTTAAAGATTTGAGGGACAGAGGACTATACTGTGATGCCAATGCTGTGCATGAAGAATGTCTACTGTTTTGTTACATCACAATTATCCGTGAGGAACTCCAAAGAGTGGCTAGACTGTGGAACCTACATCGGATTCGACCCTCAACAAGGAACAACAGTTCTCCCCATGGTCGACCTTGTCTCTTATACCATCACCCTGAAATGACAGGGGCCACAGATTGCAAGCATGATGTTGACATTGACGACTTAGATGttgctagagatatgtgttgTGATGACCTGCCTCTGGAATCAACACCTGAATTCAATGCACTTGCCCAGGTCATCATGACAGAAGAAGGTCTTAGAATGCCAGAAAATGCTAACGAGGCAAAGAATCTTTATTTGATTCTCGTGAACGAGATAGAGAAGTTATTGTAG